The sequence TTCATGCGCTTTCATCTGCTCTTCAGGATTGGCGTTTGGATTATTCGGATCCGCCGGCGTATCAGAAAAATTATAGCACGTCTTGCCTTTGGCTTTTAATTTTTCAATCAAAGCCAAGCATTGATCTTTATTACGAAAACTGGAAACGATTGAGTAATCGGTCATTTTAAATAATGCAAAATTTAATACAGCTTACTATGCGTATCAATCGCCACAAAGTAAGCTACCTCATCATCAATCAGTTCATAGACAGCGCGTAAATTGCCGCCGATACTCAAGCTGCGATAGCCTTTATACTTGCCTCTTAACGGATGATTATTCAGTAGCGGGTGGTACGGATTTTGCAAAAATATATCCTTGCGTTGTTTGAATCGCTTTTTTTCTGCCAGGCGGAGTTTTTTGTATTGTTTTTCAAAATTCCTATGAAAAACAATCTTCATAAATCATCAAGATACCTATCCACTTCTTTGCCGGACAAAAGCATTGGCGAAATGTTTCTTTTAGCCTTAAAATCTTTTTTTGCTTTACCAATTACTGCTTCAAGTTCTGCCGTCATGCGCGGTGCTAACGAAAAATATATTTCTTTATTTCTAATAAACTGCTTTAGGTACGCGTTAATTACAGTGCTTAATGGCAAGCCCAACTCTTTGGCGGTCTTTTGCGCGTTCTCCTTGACCTCCTTATCAGCCTTTATGTTGATAATTGATTTCATATATCTAAAGTATATACTATGGGTATGAGTTTGTCAAAAGTAACTGCCAGTATTGATCTTTATTACGAAAACTTAAAACGATTAAGTAATCGGTCGTTAAGAAATTATAACAAAATTATTATTAGCCCACCTGGCAAAACTCGTCGAACACTAGCTTAGATATGGGCTTGATGATAGTATCTTTTGATAAAGAATAAGGACGGCTCGTAAAAATCACAAAAACCACGCCCGATTCCACGTGAGCCCAAGTCGTAACGCCGGTTGCCCCGCTGTGGCCGAAAACGCTTGTGCCAGCCGACACCGGAAAGCTGCTGGAATCAAGATTAAAGCCTAAGCCTTGTTTTTTCTCCAACCTTTCTAGCTGGTTAGTGAGCATCGCTTGTGCCGAAGACCTACTTAATACCGGATGTTTATCCAACGTCAAAAAAGAGGTCATAAATTTAATCATATCCCTCGCTGAAGCAATCACGCCTCCCCATGGTGCGCCCAAGCTGCGCCAATACTGGCTATTCCAATTCCAGGCTTCATCGGCTTCTGTGCCGGCATAGGCTTTCATTGAATCAAGCTCACACATGACCGTTTCCCTTAATTTATTATAGCCAAGCCCATAAGCTGCGCCAGTCATCCCAAGCGGCATAAAAATATGATTCAGGGTAAAATCGCCTAAAGATTTGTTGCTCACTCGTTCAACTAACTGCCTGAGCAACAAATAACCAACATTTGAATAACTATATCGACTACCCGGATTAAATATTAAAGGTGCATTCGTTGCACTTTCGTAAAAATCTCGTAAGGTACCTTGGCGTTTACGTATGTCCACGTTATCCGGTACATGGCGAGGCAAACCTGAAGTGTGCGTAAGCAGGTGTCGAATCGTAATCTTGTCGGCATTGACTTGTGCTGGTTCAGGCAGATACTTTTTAATTGAATCATCCAGCGAAACGGCGCCTTGATCAACTAGAACCATTACCGCAGTTGCTGTAATGACCTTAGTAATAGAGGCAATCAGAAACGGGCTGGCTGTTGAAGCTCTAATATTCATTGAGCAAACAGTTTTGCCGCCACGCTCCACCAACAAAGCGGCATGCCGAGCTCCTGATGTTTTTAAAAGGTTTTGCAATTGTGCTGAGAACTCTTCATTTTGCATAACAAGAGTATAGCACAGTTATTAGCATATATTTGCATGAATATTTGCATCTGTTTTAGGCACTTAGGCCACAGCTTATTTTGAACCTTCAGCAAATTCCAATCCGGCATCTTGCCAACCGGCTAAGCCGTCTTGGTAATGGCTGACATTGGTATAACCCGCATCTTCAAGAGTAGCCGCGGCATTAACGCTTGCTTGGCAGGTGCTGGATGAACAATACACGATGACTTCCGCATTTTTGTCATCAGTTATTTCTTTTTCAAAACGCTCAATAAAATCGTCACCCATCGGTACATTTTTTGCGCTCGGAACATGACGTGCTTCATAGCTATTCGCTGAAAGCACATCAACAAGATGAAAATCTTGAGCGCCACCGTCAATTTTTGCTTTTAGTTCCTCGGTACTTATTGTTTTTGCCATATAATTAAAGGTTATTTATTAATTGCGGTATCCTTATGTTCTTACACCTTACCATAAATAACTTTATGGCCAAAATAAAAGTTTCACCCCCACCCCAAAAAGAAAAGCCACAACCACAAAGCGAAAATTTCGCTGAGCTATGCGGTCAACTACTTTTTTGGCAAGTTGGGCGCCAACCAACGAAGCCGGAATAAAAATAATGAGCGACCAGTAAGGAAGTTCAAGCAATCGGCTTCCGCCCGTCCAATAGGTAAGCAAACGGGCTGAGTCAATGACGAGGCCAATTGCTCCGGCCGTGGCAATGTAGATAGCTTTAGGTAAATTAAAGGCA is a genomic window of Candidatus Buchananbacteria bacterium CG10_big_fil_rev_8_21_14_0_10_42_9 containing:
- a CDS encoding serine hydrolase, which translates into the protein MQNEEFSAQLQNLLKTSGARHAALLVERGGKTVCSMNIRASTASPFLIASITKVITATAVMVLVDQGAVSLDDSIKKYLPEPAQVNADKITIRHLLTHTSGLPRHVPDNVDIRKRQGTLRDFYESATNAPLIFNPGSRYSYSNVGYLLLRQLVERVSNKSLGDFTLNHIFMPLGMTGAAYGLGYNKLRETVMCELDSMKAYAGTEADEAWNWNSQYWRSLGAPWGGVIASARDMIKFMTSFLTLDKHPVLSRSSAQAMLTNQLERLEKKQGLGFNLDSSSFPVSAGTSVFGHSGATGVTTWAHVESGVVFVIFTSRPYSLSKDTIIKPISKLVFDEFCQVG